Below is a genomic region from Henckelia pumila isolate YLH828 chromosome 3, ASM3356847v2, whole genome shotgun sequence.
gataaagctagacaacccatacacaagcagatgaatttagcctagtcaattattattcctacgatttaacaaattcaacagcagaaaatattaatcatagttgcttcgcaaattagaagtttcaaacaattacggatttgaattctaatttagcattcgtttgtataatgaaatcctaagatggccaatctaaaaatctcatacacaagcatatcaatcaattcagaataattcttgatacttgataaaaatcaaacattgaaaatcaaaatctcatgaataaactaaatcaagggttttgtcttcctcaaccaagtactaaaaacaagaagaattaaaatctaagaacaagaaagataaaacctagccgccaagatggTTCTTGAGCCTCCTCTGCGTCTCCTATCTCTTCTCTATCAAAATCTgactctaaaattcgagatatatcttttaattaagTCTAGAGtcctaaataataaaaatccctAAATTACAAATATTTTCCCGAACAGCATGTCTCGCTTGatcggcaagatgttgcggatcgagcgagcaacttttccgAACCTAcagttttcaaatttttttggccgctcgatccgcaagatgttgcggatcgagcgagcaacttttctccTAGAGAGCAGcgatttttcaaaattcatatccgaagatctagccgtcagattgagctgaaatttggacagctgctttaaaacatcttgaaatttattctggacggtgaagatcggatttggacttctataaaaataaatatgattttctgatcattactgctctgtaattcattctctcgcaatagcttttccatcttttcctcgacaaaacgctacgtcctatacaataaacacgggagcgtgtaatgtagacacgatgtatgaaatatgaacacaatgcttaattaaaacacataaacgcatgcaaaataacaacacaatgatattaaaatatgcaacacaaacatgcccatcaTTCACTATAATCTAAAATGCCTTCATCCTCACTACTTAAAACTTTTTCAGAATCAAGATTATGGGGATTTGGATTTTGAGCATGAGAATAAATTGGAATATTGTCGAGAAAATCATCTAAAGTTGGAATATCTTCATTCAAATGTTGTTCTTGTCTATCAAATTTAGAAAATGCAGGACCAGAACAATCACCTTTGTCACAAGTACCATCATTATTTTCAGGATCATTTGGTCACATTCATCCTCAAGAACTTCATGAGAGGCTGGAATTTTAGGATCATTTACTACAGAAGCATTTTTCAACATTGGATCATTTGTAGATGGAGTTTTTTGGTCATTAACATATGTTTTATATTCAAGATAACATATGGGACCGGTATTAACAAATGTTTCAACAGGTACAACGTTTCCTAATGGGTCTAGCATGATAAGAGGGTCTACCATTGTCTCTTCTATCCAAATGGTTACCAGTTCTAAATCCTTATACAATGCGTACATATTTGAAATTTCACCATCTCCAAAAATTTTTATCAGACCATGTTCAATCACTATACCAGGAATTCGGTAAAAGAACTTGACATTAAACTTATTTCCACCACACAACCGGTACATATCACGTAAATTCGAATAGTTAAACCTGTCGAAGTTTACGTTTTTAAATTCATGTTTAATACCTCCAACATACACTATTTTTGGATATGTACTCTTCGGGTTAAGCTTAAACTTACCTCCATACCATACATCAAACTTCATCGATAAATCCATACAATGCAAGAGAAATAGAAccgaagatgtaccaaatttgcCAACACCGCCAGAGATTTGCGTACGCTTCTTCCACAGTGGATGGTGAGTGAATTGGGGATTAGGgttttcttcaaaatctcctcaGCAAACTATAATGAACGATGTTATCACAGGAAATGGGTGTATTTTGCTATTAGAGGTATAAGGGTAAAATAGTCTTAACCTAATTTCAAAATccttaaaaatttcaaaaaaataagatgGGGCACGTGAGCTTCATTCTGAATAACAGAGGGTGATTTTTGCCTATTTAATTTACACGgggtgtttttttatttttatgtgtttcatAGGGGGTCAAAATGCAATTTTCcctatataataacatgaaattatacaaatataattacacaataaaattatataagcagTAATGTATAattatatcacgttattatttaaaaaccttagatgcttttatacttgttgtatcccttactgggagtgtgggatgtcgtcttaacatcctcccaggatttataacaagttttttaaaaaaaacttattttttttatcatgtctgataataacatgatattatatattaaatatatacacaacaaataaataaacaataaaataaatatacttacttgttaaatatttttgtcttctctttgtgttttggagcgttggaaattatagagaaccttcgagcgatcgtgctgataacgtgttgtgaaaagtaaaaatttatggtaaaaactaaaaactctaaaactcaaaatatatatatcaaaccaaacacttataaaatcttctctctaagcttgtgttatttcttcacaaatgttgaggtctatttatagatcctcaattgagaaatgtccaaaaataaatatgtcatccattacataatcaaaaattaaaatatcatcacatcaccatcacaataattttcaatctaattttaatatataatttccaatAGTCTCTAAATTATATACTCGCTAACTAAAACAAGGTTGCAAATTTCGTTCCAAATTACCCATTTTCTTTCTTGTGGTGTCTCAACTCCATAAACATCACGAATTAATAATTTAGTgacaattttattattattattattattattattattattattattattattattattattattattattattattatcatcatctcTAGATATGTTAtagattattattaatattcaatagatttataattaaaataatatagacTTATATAATGTAATTTTTCCCCTATAATAGGATAATTGAGTTCAATTAAAATTGTACTTAAATATTAAATCTCGTAAGTTTTTTATGTTCATCTCTCTTTTCTCTTTTGATGAGGGGTGTTTATTCGATCCGAACCGAACCGAGCCAAACCAAAATTCACCGAAAATTCGAActgaaaaccgaaccgaattaaaaAATTCGGTTtggttaaaaaaacaaattttttttggttttcggtttaaccgaatttatatttattttatatttaattattaataaaaacaaataaacaaaataattaaaatagttaaaaataattaaaaattaaaaaaaataaaaatcggtTTCAGTTCGATTCGGTGAACCGATCGAAAAAAtcgaaccgaaaaccgaaaatcaaatttttggtttcaACTCGATTTGGATGGTTAACTAAACTCACCCCTTCTTTTGATTTACAAatgtattataatttttttatgcttCTACAGTATAAGGGCATAATATTTTGGTTATCCATGCTAACCATAGTAGATGAAAATAAACTAATTCAAACTGATCAcattatcattaaaaaaaacaaaaaacttaCATGGCATTTTAGTTTATGGTATTTTACCTATAATCGTTATAATCCACTAGTAAATAAGACATTTATTCAATAATCAATATCTAgaaatagaaatatatatagaaatgcATGTTTACATATATACAGTACACGCAAGTAAGACTAGGGGTGAACAAAATTTCGGTTAAATCAAATTAACTGACCGAACCGAATCAATTCAAAAATTCGGTTCGATTAATTCGGAAATTCGGTTTTTATGTTAGAAAATTTTGGTCGAATTAAtagaattataaataatttaattttaatcttttttattTGGTCTTATTGTCACGCGCCCAAGTTGGACGGTGTTGGGAGGCTGAAATTAATTTAggaataattattataaatttgtAAATTAGCTAGTGTATTATAGGAAAGTAACTAATTAGAAAATATTCTTCACCTAAAATCAGTGATTGACATCCCTGATTTGTAGCATTATATATGCTCTTTAGATTGTAAATCTTATAAAAAGGATGATTAATAATAGAGAATAATTATTCCCTGCAAATTCTTTCTTTCAACATAGTATCAGAGAAAGCATAAAAAAATCACGTCTCCTTTCTCCTAACACCATGTCGGATGTTTATGATGAATCTATCAAGGAACCTTCATTCCATGTCAAAAATCCAATCACCTCAGATCTCTCAAAAACCAGGGCACCTAACTTCGACTCCCACTCTGTTCAAATCACTACAATTCGTTTGAATGGTGACAATTTTCTGAGATGGTCTCAATCAGTTCGGTTGCACATCAGAGGACGAGGAAAAATGGGTTACCTAACTGGGAAAAAAAGGCACTAACAGTAGGTGATCCGAGCTATGCTACATGGGATGCTGAGAATTCCATGGTGATGATATGGCTTGTGAACTCTATGGAAGAAGACATTAGCTCTAATTACATGTGCTATCCAACGACACAAGAGCTTTGGGAGAATGTAAATCAGATGTATTTTGATTTGGGGAATCAATCTCAGATCTTCGAGTTAAATCTTAAACTCGGAGAGTTGCGACATTGGGAGGATAATGTTACAAAATACTTCAACTGCTTGAAGCGTATATGGCAAGATTTAGATCTCTTCAATGCCTACGAGTGGAAATCTGCTGAGGATGGATGCCATCATAAGAAATCTGTGGAATATAATCGCATCTTCAAGTTTTTGGCTGGCCTCAACGTCGAATTTGATGAGGTCAGGGGCTGAATCATTGGCAGACAACCCCTGCCTCCAATTGGGGAAGTGTTCTCGGAAGTTAGAAGAGAAGAGAGTCGTAGGTATGTGATGTtgggaaaaaaagaaactacCGCTGAAAGTTCAGCGCTGATAACCATAGGTGGAGGCATCAATAAAACCACCATAAATCAACGAAAA
It encodes:
- the LOC140888188 gene encoding uncharacterized protein; the protein is MVSISSVAHQRTRKNGLPNWEKKALTVGDPSYATWDAENSMVMIWLVNSMEEDISSNYMCYPTTQELWENVNQMYFDLGNQSQIFELNLKLGELRHWEDNVTKYFNCLKRIWQDLDLFNAYEWKSAEDGCHHKKSVEYNRIFKFLAGLNVEFDEVRG